The following coding sequences lie in one Brettanomyces bruxellensis chromosome 6, complete sequence genomic window:
- a CDS encoding uncharacterized protein (BUSCO:EOG09264DJ8) → MPAKKENRQQKEAAKKARAKRAAKVAEDKTFGLKNKNKSKKVQKYVESLKKQDPLLRKKQELAKRKAAEKKALEKARKDASKLLTPSLPRQKVPFGVDPKSILCQYFKLGLCTRGKNCKFSHDMSLMKEKAKTKDSPLSDKDKEKAEKMDDTMDNWDETKLRTVVAKKEKGEHPTTNKVCKYFIQAVEDGKYGWFWTCPNSDPKNGIECKYKHVLPPGFVLKTKEQKKLEKLAAESKSRLTLEEYIERDRQNLPKENLTPVTQETFARWKKDHKKKLVNKKVNTIKKAALTGREIVLKKFQDRFFREEEERAAEQGTAVDMSEFRKAIEAIEEKELNGRSVKDYGDGSNAFLAANS, encoded by the coding sequence ATGCctgcaaagaaagaaaataggcAACAAAAGGAAGCTGCTAAAAAAGCAAGGGCCAAAAGGGCGGCCAAGGTTGCTGAAGATAAAACATTTggattgaaaaataagaacaaGTCTAAGAAGGTCCAAAAATACGTGGAGAGtttaaaaaagcaagacCCGTTATTAaggaaaaagcaagaaCTTGCAAAAAGGAAGGCCGCTGAGAAGAAAGCACTGGAAAAGGCCAGAAAAGATGCCTCAAAACTTTTAACGCCATCACTTCCAAGACAAAAGGTACCATTTGGCGTTGATCCGAAAAGTATATTATGTCAATATTTCAAGCTTGGGCTGTGTACCAGAGGCAAAAACTGTAAATTTAGTCATGATATGAGCTTGATGAAGGAAAAGGCGAAAACAAAAGACTCTCCTCTGAGTGATAAGGACAAAGAGAAGGCGGAGAAAATGGATGATACTATGGACAATTGGGATGAGACAAAGCTTCGGACAGTTGTggccaagaaagaaaagggcGAGCATccaacaacaaacaaagtttgtaaatattttataCAAGCCgttgaagatggaaaatatggatgGTTCTGGACTTGTCCAAACTCTGATCCTAAAAATGGCATTGAGTGCAAATATAAGCATGTGCTTCCGCCAGGCTTTGTTTTGAAGACCAAGGAGCAGAAGAAATTAGAAAAACTTGCAGCAGAAAGTAAGAGCAGGCTTACATTAGAGGAATATATAGAAAGGGACAGGCAGAATTTACCAAAGGAAAACCTAACACCTGTGACGCAAGAAACGTTTGCaaggtggaaaaaagacCACAAGAAGAAACTCGTGAACAAAAAAGTCAACACCATAAAAAAGGCAGCATTGACTGGTAGGGAGATAGTGCTCAAAAAGTTCCAGGATAGGTTCttcagagaagaagaagaacgtGCTGCTGAGCAGGGTACTGCAGTGGATATGTCTGAGTTTAGAAAGGCTATAGAagcaattgaagaaaaagagctCAATGGTCGTAGTGTGAAAGATTATGGAGATGGCTCCAATGCCTTTCTTGCCGCAAACAGCTGA
- a CDS encoding uncharacterized protein (BUSCO:EOG09260OLB), with product MQSPCKANLYTKDGDDQTNDDDKYNEKFGVQFPIGTGTNESGSTVRELQSYLAIGRKKLHEAVNATRESTYYKKVSQHFNSSSPIFEDGIVPDGASILLYATYARKLDAHQYSTKVSGAIFVKGRLNRKNRMMLSMARRLSRTNAPSVTADQFEDKLSEAIEHPDKNGENDDKGDDSDAISLSSFRSQNSASNTINKSNELSEAATEKRVNERMTNVIASSISHTLIRIRIGSEHETRSAPPVDVYTNQYGTFSCEVTTDYVPSSIEASSVSNPEVFQVLEIEMIPEEGVGVISDVDDTIRVTGVIGNKIDIFRNIFSQPYGECVISGVANWYREMHDRFGCTFHYVSNSPSQVYNIVYGFLRYDDFPINSIHLKQYFGNIFSTVRMDAGQRKQNSLTEIMNDFPKRRFILIGDSGEQDMEAYCSLCPKFGTQIIAIYIHALEGSFSSQGLDHENVKELQNIIDTKTERKQTAPSLVDSYDGSIDRKFSVMTPVKLNNTSKVDANSNTKFIPISDSSQGKIVPAQQAQRRTLKHRKVPPIVPDKPWNLHGEPIPEAKAQTTSTKANSSDVKNGAPPLPIRRPSVRRFASESTSRISSTLSNSASKMGHLPWLNSSPIRAEDEEAGKYPGYYSTGDLVLDEKFETWKQRIMNVISYLPEHIDLRFWWHPEDLTDRCFSTLEEQEIDHSDS from the coding sequence ATGCAGAGCCCCTGCAAGGCAAACCTATATACAAAAGATGGGGACGATCAGACAaacgatgatgataaataCAACGAAAAATTCGGAGTTCAGTTTCCGATTGGAACAGGCACAAATGAGTCTGGATCTACAGTCAGGGAATTACAATCGTATCTGGCTATTGGGCGAAAGAAGCTTCATGAAGCTGTTAATGCAACAAGGGAATCTACATACTATAAAAAGGTGAGCCAGCACTTCAATTCCAGCTCTCCGatatttgaagatggaaTTGTTCCAGATGGTGCATCAATACTGTTATATGCCACGTATGCCCGCAAATTGGATGCACATCAATACTCTACCAAAGTTTCAGGTGCTATATTTGTGAAGGGACGTCTGAACAGGAAGAATCGGATGATGCTTTCTATGGCAAGGCGCTTATCAAGGACCAATGCCCCATCTGTGACGGCAGATCAGTTTGAGGACAAACTATCCGAGGCAATTGAGCATCCAGATAAAAATGGGGAGAACGATGATAAAGGTGACGATAGTGATGCAATCtctctttcctcttttaGGTCTCAGAATAGCGCAAGCAACACGATAAACAAGTCCAATGAACTTTCAGAAGCGGCAACAGAGAAAAGAGTTAATGAAAGGATGACAAATGTTATTGCATCATCAATTTCGCATACATTAATTAGAATTCGAATAGGTTCAGAACATGAAACAAGAAGTGCTCCTCCAGTTGATGTCTACACGAATCAGTATGGGACCTTTTCGTGTGAAGTAACAACCGACTATGTACCTTCAAGCATTGAAGCCTCTTCAGTTTCGAACCCGGAGGTTTTCCAGGTTTTGGAAATTGAAATGATACCAGAGGAGGGAGTTGGAGTAATATCGGATGTTGATGATACTATACGTGTCACCGGGGTCATTGGAAATAAGATCGACATTTTTAGAAACATCTTTTCGCAGCCATACGGTGAATGCGTGATTTCAGGGGTTGCCAATTGGTACCGAGAAATGCATGACAGATTCGGGTGTACTTTCCATTATGTTTCCAATTCACCTTCACAGGTCTACAATATTGTTTATGGGTTTTTGCGATACGATGACTTCCCGATAAACTCGATTCACTTGAAGCAGTACTttggaaatatattttcgaCAGTAAGAATGGATGCGGGCCAGAGGAAGCAGAATTCCTTAACAGAGATCATGAATGATTTCCCCAAGCGAAGGTTTATTCTAATAGGAGATTCTGGAGAGCAGGATATGGAAGCTTACTGCTCTTTGTGCCCTAAATTTGGTACACAGATAATAGCCATATATATTCATGCACTCGAAggatcattttcatcacaaGGGCTTGACCATGAGAACGTTAAAGAgcttcaaaatattattgatACCAAGACGGAAAGGAAGCAGACTGCTCCTTCATTAGTGGATTCATACGATGGGTCCATTGACAGGAAGTTTTCCGTTATGACGCCAGTGAAGTTGAACAATACATCAAAAGTGGATGCCAATTCAAACACAAAATTCATTCCTATATCAGATTCCTCGCAAGGGAAAATAGTTCCAGCACAGCAAGCACAAAGAAGAACACTAAAGCACAGGAAGGTACCGCCTATAGTTCCGGATAAGCCATGGAATTTGCATGGAGAGCCAATTCCAGAGGCAAAGGCTCAAACTACTTCCACAAAGGCCAATAGTTCAGATGTAAAGAATGGTGCCCCACCACTTCCAATAAGAAGGCCATCAGTGAGACGGTTCGCCTCGGAGAGTACAAGTCGTATAAGTTCGACATTAAGTAATTCTGCATCTAAAATGGGCCACCTTCCTTGGCTTAATTCGTCACCTATCAGagcagaagatgaagaagcaggTAAATATCCGGGATACTACTCTACTGGGGACTTGGTACTGGACGAGAAGTTCGAAACATGGAAGCAGAGAATTATGAATGTGATTTCGTATCTGCCCGAACATATTGACCTCCGATTTTGGTGGCACCCAGAGGATCTTACAGACAGGTGCTTTTCTACTTTAGAGGAGCAAGAAATAGACCACAGTGACAGTTAG
- the SSB1 gene encoding Heat shock protein ssb1 (BUSCO:EOG092617RN), which produces MSEGKFPGAIGIDLGTTYSCVAVYDKTAGVEIIANEQGNRTTPSYVAFTPEERLVGDSAKNQAALNPENTVFDAKRMIGRSFTDESIQKDMKTWPFKVVDDNGNPKIEVEYLGEKKSFSPQEISSMVLNKMKETAEAKIGQPIEKSVITVPAYFNDAQRQATKDAGAIAGMNVLRIINEPTAAAIAYGLGAGKSEKDRHILIFDLGGGTFDVSLLNIKGGVFTVKATAGDTHLGGQDFDNNLLDFLQKDFKRKTGLDISGDARALRRLRTAAEKAKRTLSSVTQTTVEVDSLFQGEDFSSSITRARFEDLNSELFKSTLKPVDQVLKDASLAKADVDEVVLVGGSTRIPKVQKLLSDFFDGKQLEKSINPDEAVAYGAAVQGAILTGQSTSDDTKDLLLLDVIPLSLGVAMQGNVFAPVVPRNTTVPTIKRRTFTTVEDMQTTVQFPVYQGERVNCAENTLLGTFDLKGIPPMSAGEPVLEAIFEIDANGILKVTAVEKSTGKSANITISNSVGRLSSEEIEKMIDDADKFKKADEQFAKKHEAHQRLESYVSSVESTITDPVLSAKMKKSQKGKIENALSDALASLELKDASADDLRKAELNLKRAVNKAVSRH; this is translated from the coding sequence ATGTCTGAAGGAAAATTCCCAGGTGCCATTGGTATCGATTTGGGTACTACGTACTCATGTGTTGCTGTCTACGATAAGACAGCTGGTGTTGAAATTATTGCCAACGAACAGGGTAACAGAACCACCCCATCTTACGTTGCTTTCACGCCAGAAGAGAGATTGGTTGGTGACTCTGCCAAGAACCAGGCTGCTTTGAACCCAGAGAACACTGTGTTCGACGCCAAGAGAATGATTGGTAGAAGTTTCACTGACGAGAGCATCCAAAAGGACATGAAGACATGGCCTTTCAAGGTTGTCGACGACAACGGAAACCCAAAGATCGAGGTTGAGTACTTGGgtgagaagaagagcttCTCCCCACAGGAAATCTCATCTATGGTTTTGAACAAGATGAAGGAGACCGCTGAGGCCAAGATTGGCCAGCCAATTGAGAAGTCTGTCATTACCGTTCCAGCTTACTTCAACGATGCTCAGAGACAGGCCACCAAGGATGCTGGTGCAATTGCTGGTATGAACGTTTTGAGAATCATCAACGAGCCTACCGCCGCCGCCATTGCTTACGGTTTGGGTGCAGGTAAATCCGAAAAGGACAGACACATTCTTATTTTCGACTTGGGTGGAGGTACTTTCGATGTCTCTCTTTTGAACATCAAGGGTGGTGTCTTCACTGTCAAGGCTACTGCTGGTGACACTCACTTGGGTGGTCAGGACTTTGATAACAACTTGTTAGACTTCTTGCAGAAGGACTTCAAGAGAAAGACTGGCTTGGACATCTCTGGAGATGCCAGAGCTTTGAGAAGATTGAGAACTGCTGCCGAGAAGGCTAAGAGAACTTTGTCCTCTGTTACGCAGACTACAGTTGAGGTTGACTCCTTGTTCCAGGGTGAGGacttctcttcttctatCACAAGAGCTCGTTTCGAGGACTTGAACAGTGAACTTTTCAAGTCTACTTTAAAACCAGTTGACCAGGTCCTCAAGGATGCATCCCTTGCTAAGGCTGATGTCGATGAGGTTGTCTTGGTTGGTGGTTCCACAAGAATTCCAAAGGTCCAGAAGTTGTTGTCTGATTTCTTTGACGGCAAGCAGTTGGAGAAGTCCATCAACCCTGATGAGGCTGTTGCCTACGGTGCTGCTGTTCAAGGTGCTATTTTGACCGGCCAGTCCACCTCTGATGACACCAAGGACTTGTTGTTGTTGGATGTCATTCCATTGTCTCTCGGTGTTGCTATGCAGGGTAACGTTTTCGCCCCAGTTGTTCCAAGAAACACAACTGTTCCAACCATCAAGAGAAGAACTTTCACCACTGTTGAGGACATGCAGACCACTGTTCAGTTCCCAGTTTACCAGGGTGAGAGAGTCAACTGTGCCGAGAACACTTTGCTCGGTACCTTCGACTTGAAGGGAATTCCACCAATGTCCGCTGGTGAGCCAGTCTTGGAGGCTATCTTCGAGATTGACGCTAACGGAATTTTGAAGGTTACCGCCGTCGAGAAGTCTACCGGTAAGTCCGCTAACATCACCATCTCCAACTCTGTTGGTAGATTGTCTAGTGAGGAGATCGAGAAGATGATTGACGATGCTGACAAGTTCAAGAAGGCCGACGAGCAGTTTGCCAAGAAGCACGAGGCTCACCAGAGACTCGAGTCTTACGTTTCATCTGTTGAGTCTACCATTACCGACCCTGTTCTTTCTGCtaagatgaagaagtcCCAGAAGGGCAAGATCGAGAATGCCTTGTCCGATGCTTTGGCTTCTTTGGAGTTGAAGGACGCAAGTGCCGACGACTTGAGAAAGGCCGAGTTGAACTTGAAGAGAGCTGTTAACAAGGCTGTCAGCCGCCATTAA
- a CDS encoding uncharacterized protein (BUSCO:EOG09262KVB), whose translation MKLETKYIKYLTPDDWQVLTAMDVGSKNHEIVPTTLIVKIANLRTGVGATNRCISDLAKIKLIAKVRNAKYDGYKLTFNGFDYLSLRAMMKNHTLKKLLTTIGVGKESDIYAAIAPDGEARVLKIHRLGRVSFRSVKNKRDYLRNKQAQSWMYLSRLAAEREWDFMSILHSNGFSVPTPYDYSRHCVLMERVKGFTMKILRECKSYRKLYSQLMCFIVKLANSGLIHGDFNEYNIMIKEDGTFDPQTELAFVVIDFPQCISIEHPDAEFYFQRDVDCIRRFFRRRFKYIPKANSSNGSHSDTGYGDEYKYAYPIFKRDVKRTSDLDVQVKASGYRAKLNREDRDLQGAVASMSKEENAEEEEYSEEEEEEGKEEDSEGEEEQEEQEEQEEQEEQEEQEEQEEQDAEEVEEEEQEHQVENENEKIIEALSSGRELKMDKFGNYILPNDDD comes from the coding sequence ATGAAGTtagaaacaaaatatattaaatattTGACGCCAGATGACTGGCAGGTTCTTACTGCGATGGATGTTGGATCAAAAAACCATGAAATAGTACCAACCACTTTGATAGTAAAAATCGCCAATCTTAGAACTGGAGTTGGTGCAACAAACAGGTGCATATCAGATCTTGCCAAAATCAAGCTTATTGCGAAAGTGAGAAACGCAAAGTATGACGGATACAAATTGACATTTAATGGGTTTGACTATCTCTCACTTAGAgcaatgatgaagaatcaTACCTTAAAGAAGCTACTTACAACAATAGGTGTCGGCAAAGAATCAGATATATATGCAGCAATTGCACCTGACGGAGAAGCACGTGTTCTCAAAATCCACAGACTTGGACGTGTGTCATTCAGATCTGTTAAAAACAAACGCGACTATCTTCGAAACAAACAGGCTCAAAGTTGGATGTATCTCTCACGATTAGCCGCCGAGAGGGAGTGGGATTTTATGAGCATACTACATTCAAATGGATTCAGTGTTCCAACACCTTATGATTACTCGAGGCATTGTGTTTTGATGGAAAGAGTGAAGGGGTTCACTATGAAGATTCTACGCGAATGTAAATCATACAGGAAGTTGTACAGCCAGCTCATGTGCTTCATAGTGAAATTAGCAAACAGTGGGCTCATTCACGGTGATTTCAACGAGTACAATATTATGATAAAGGAGGATGGAACATTTGATCCTCAGACAGAACTTGCATTTGTGGTGATTGATTTTCCTCAATGTATTTCTATCGAACATCCGGATGCCGAGTTTTACTTCCAAAGAGATGTCGATTGTATACGGCGGTTCTTTAGGAGAAGATTTAAGTATATTCCAAAGGCAAATTCTTCTAACGGTAGCCATTCCGATACAGGATATGGAGAcgaatataaatatgcataTCCTATATTTAAGAGGGACGTGAAAAGAACCAGTGACCTTGATGTCCAAGTTAAGGCTTCAGGATATAGGGCAAAGCTTAATAGGGAAGATAGAGATCTTCAGGGAGCAGTTGCCAGTATGAGCAAGGAGGAAAatgcagaagaagaggaatattcagaagaagaggaagaggagggaaaagaagaagattcaGAAGGAGAGGAAGAACAGGAAGAACAGGAAGAACAGGAAGAACAGGAAGAACAGGAAGAACAGGAAGAACAGGAAGAACAGGATGCAGAGGAAgtagaagaggaagaacaAGAACACCAAgtagaaaatgaaaacgaAAAGATTATCGAGGCTTTGAGCTCGGGTAGAGAGCTCAAAATGGATAAATTTGGAAACTATATTCTTCCAAATGACGATGATTGA